A part of Chitinivorax sp. B genomic DNA contains:
- a CDS encoding Sbal_3080 family lipoprotein, producing the protein MRFRNISAITLFIVLVGCTSIQVQPIDRSINLKHVCIEENPKVIVADFVTVIRDGFDRHGISTEVFSGSTPDRCEYVLTYTALQSWDFSTYLSYAELRLESKGRKIASAEYRLRGKGGLSMMKWQGTKTKMDPVIDELLKAY; encoded by the coding sequence ATGCGCTTCAGAAATATCTCTGCCATTACTTTGTTTATAGTTTTGGTTGGCTGTACATCTATTCAAGTACAGCCAATTGACCGTTCCATCAATTTGAAACATGTCTGCATCGAAGAAAACCCAAAAGTTATCGTTGCAGATTTCGTTACGGTGATAAGAGACGGCTTTGATCGCCATGGAATTTCTACGGAAGTATTCTCAGGTTCAACACCCGACCGATGTGAGTATGTTCTAACTTACACCGCTTTGCAGTCGTGGGATTTCTCCACGTACTTGTCTTATGCCGAGCTGAGATTGGAGAGTAAAGGTCGAAAAATTGCTTCTGCTGAGTATCGCCTTCGCGGAAAGGGCGGCCTCTCAATGATGAAGTGGCAAGGTACGAAAACAAAAATGGACCCAGTAATTGATGAGCTTTTAAAAGCGTACTAA